A window of the Bradyrhizobium diazoefficiens genome harbors these coding sequences:
- a CDS encoding O-methyltransferase, translated as MTTLTITSLAPLLDRLFDQDEAARGATRAAFADVSDADRAQMMQSKTEYRDLYTRLKDAPLAVSRETGHLLYMLARSSRAKVIVEFGTSFGISTLHLAAGLRDNGGGRLITSEFEPSKAVLARENLRDGGLIDLVEIREGDALNTLSKDLPDQIDLVLLDGAKALYPEILDLIEDRLKPGAIIVADNADFSPDYLARVRKPGNGYMSTPLAEDVELTVRIS; from the coding sequence ATGACCACCCTAACCATCACATCGCTTGCGCCGCTGCTGGATCGCCTGTTCGACCAGGACGAAGCGGCACGCGGCGCGACGCGAGCCGCCTTCGCCGACGTGAGCGACGCCGACCGCGCACAGATGATGCAGAGCAAGACCGAGTACCGCGACCTCTACACACGCCTGAAGGACGCCCCGCTCGCGGTCTCGCGCGAGACCGGCCACCTGCTCTACATGCTGGCGCGCAGCTCGCGCGCCAAGGTGATCGTCGAGTTCGGCACCTCGTTCGGCATCTCGACCCTGCACCTGGCCGCAGGCTTGCGCGACAATGGCGGGGGAAGGCTCATCACCAGCGAGTTCGAGCCGTCCAAGGCGGTGCTGGCGCGCGAAAACCTCAGGGACGGCGGGCTGATCGATCTCGTCGAAATCCGCGAAGGCGACGCGCTGAATACGCTGAGCAAGGATCTGCCCGATCAAATCGATCTCGTGCTGCTCGACGGCGCCAAGGCGCTCTACCCGGAGATCCTCGATCTGATCGAAGACCGTCTGAAGCCCGGTGCGATCATCGTCGCCGACAACGCCGACTTCAGCCCCGACTATCTCGCGCGCGTGCGCAAGCCCGGCAACGGCTACATGTCCACGCCCTTGGCCGAGGACGTCGAACTCACCGTGCGGATCAGCTAG
- the minE gene encoding cell division topological specificity factor MinE gives MSMGLLRLLRGNKASAPVARERLQILLAHERGLRGQPDLLGVLREEILAVVSKHVTLDPTKVIVRLERGDDVSTLEVDIEVPNDFERKRVAVA, from the coding sequence ATGAGCATGGGTCTGCTCCGGCTTCTCCGCGGCAACAAGGCCTCTGCACCCGTCGCTCGCGAACGGCTGCAGATCCTGCTTGCCCATGAACGCGGACTGCGCGGCCAGCCCGATCTGCTCGGCGTGCTGCGTGAGGAAATTCTCGCTGTCGTGTCCAAGCACGTCACGCTGGACCCGACCAAGGTCATCGTCCGGCTCGAGCGCGGCGACGATGTCTCGACCCTTGAGGTCGACATCGAGGTGCCCAACGATTTCGAGCGCAAGCGTGTGGCGGTCGCGTAG
- a CDS encoding DUF6894 family protein — protein MPYYSFDLVVGEEFKNQGGIILEDIEVASDRAVQLATELSQVKPELQRKGCAVRVTDRDHNEVYRTPLDPVPAWRR, from the coding sequence ATGCCTTACTATTCCTTCGATCTCGTGGTTGGTGAAGAGTTCAAGAACCAGGGCGGAATCATTCTCGAGGACATCGAGGTCGCCTCCGATCGCGCCGTTCAACTCGCTACCGAGCTGTCGCAGGTGAAGCCCGAGCTGCAGCGGAAAGGTTGCGCGGTGCGCGTCACCGATCGCGATCACAACGAGGTCTATCGCACGCCGCTCGATCCCGTGCCGGCCTGGCGTCGATAG
- a CDS encoding DMT family transporter has translation MTSAFNAYAALALAIVLEVTASAFLQQSGQFTRPWPTLAMVLFYVASFYALSVAIRVIPLSIAYAIWGGVGIILTATVSFVLFRQMLDAAAFVGIGLIVSGVVIINLFSQTTAH, from the coding sequence ATGACGTCCGCCTTCAATGCCTATGCTGCGCTTGCTCTCGCCATCGTACTCGAGGTGACGGCGTCCGCCTTCCTGCAGCAGTCCGGCCAGTTCACGCGGCCCTGGCCGACGCTGGCGATGGTGCTGTTCTATGTCGCCTCGTTCTACGCGCTGTCGGTCGCGATCCGCGTTATCCCCCTGAGCATCGCCTATGCGATCTGGGGCGGGGTCGGCATCATCCTGACCGCCACCGTCTCCTTCGTGCTGTTCCGCCAGATGCTCGACGCCGCAGCCTTCGTCGGTATCGGGCTGATCGTCTCCGGAGTCGTGATCATCAACCTGTTCTCGCAGACGACGGCGCATTGA
- a CDS encoding TetR family transcriptional regulator, whose product MADRRNRSVSSRKQPQQARSNELVAAILDAAVQVLAKEGAQRFTTARVAERAGVSVGSLYQYFPNKAAILFRLQSDEWRSTSELLRGILADQTKPPPARLRALVHAFIRSECEEAAIRGALSDAAPLYRDAPEAQDARAAGEGIVAAFMREALPKASEATRELAGELIKTTLAEVGKRFSETPRSEAEIARHADGLADMFSAYLDMLAGRGSLRPWLGYDAS is encoded by the coding sequence ATGGCCGATCGTCGAAATCGTTCAGTTTCCTCACGAAAACAGCCGCAGCAGGCCCGCTCCAACGAGCTGGTGGCAGCCATTCTGGATGCCGCTGTTCAGGTCCTGGCGAAGGAAGGGGCGCAGCGTTTCACCACTGCGCGGGTGGCGGAGAGAGCCGGGGTGAGCGTCGGATCGCTCTACCAGTATTTTCCGAATAAGGCGGCGATCCTGTTCCGCCTCCAGAGCGACGAATGGCGAAGCACGAGCGAGCTCCTGCGCGGCATTCTCGCGGACCAGACAAAGCCGCCACCGGCGCGGCTGCGCGCGCTGGTCCACGCCTTCATCCGCTCCGAATGCGAGGAGGCTGCGATCCGCGGCGCGCTCAGCGATGCCGCGCCGCTCTATCGCGATGCGCCCGAGGCACAGGACGCACGAGCGGCCGGCGAGGGTATCGTCGCAGCCTTCATGCGCGAGGCGCTGCCAAAGGCCTCGGAGGCGACGCGCGAGCTCGCCGGGGAGCTGATCAAGACGACGCTGGCCGAGGTCGGCAAGCGGTTCTCGGAAACGCCGCGCAGCGAGGCGGAGATCGCGCGTCATGCCGACGGGCTGGCCGACATGTTCTCCGCCTATCTCGACATGCTTGCGGGCCGCGGAAGTCTGCGGCCGTGGCTCGGGTACGACGCCTCGTGA
- the pdxY gene encoding pyridoxal kinase: protein MLVISIQSQVVHGHVGNSAAVHAMQAEGVNVAAVPTTLLSNHPRYPTLRGRVLDAEFVADLLQGVEERDLVDEAAVLVTGYLGSPDNAVVIADFVERALSRNSKLIYLCDPVIGDDGRVYVADGIMDVVRHRLLPAAHLITPNQFELELLSGVKVADTDGLRAAAAAIAGQRRIDVVATGCTLTDTPAGQVETILCADGQLSRFATPRLPIRPYGTGDLLTGLIAAHLAKGTAIEAAVRLAVETIFAVLVRTQAAGSAEMSLVPLPASRN from the coding sequence ATGCTCGTCATCTCGATTCAAAGCCAGGTGGTCCACGGCCATGTCGGCAACAGCGCGGCGGTCCACGCGATGCAGGCGGAGGGCGTCAACGTCGCTGCGGTGCCGACGACCCTGCTGTCGAACCATCCGCGCTATCCGACCTTGCGTGGGCGGGTGCTCGATGCCGAGTTCGTCGCCGATCTGCTGCAAGGTGTCGAGGAGCGGGACCTTGTCGATGAGGCGGCCGTGCTCGTTACCGGCTATCTCGGCTCGCCCGACAACGCCGTCGTCATCGCCGATTTTGTCGAGCGAGCGCTGTCGCGCAATTCGAAGCTCATCTATCTCTGCGATCCCGTCATCGGTGACGACGGCCGCGTCTATGTCGCCGACGGCATTATGGATGTGGTGCGGCACCGCTTGTTGCCGGCCGCACATCTGATCACGCCGAACCAGTTCGAGCTCGAGCTGCTCTCCGGCGTCAAGGTCGCGGACACGGATGGCTTGCGCGCCGCAGCCGCGGCGATCGCGGGACAACGCCGGATCGACGTCGTCGCTACCGGCTGCACGCTCACCGACACGCCGGCGGGACAGGTGGAGACGATCCTGTGCGCGGACGGGCAATTGTCGCGCTTTGCGACGCCGCGCCTGCCAATCCGTCCCTATGGCACCGGCGATCTCCTCACCGGCCTGATCGCGGCGCACCTCGCCAAAGGCACGGCAATCGAGGCGGCGGTGCGGCTCGCGGTCGAGACCATCTTTGCCGTGCTTGTCCGCACGCAAGCTGCAGGATCGGCCGAGATGAGCCTCGTGCCGTTGCCGGCCTCACGGAACTGA
- the minC gene encoding septum site-determining protein MinC, protein MEAVAKVQRQMVRLRGRSYVAFVFVPTVPIQDWLQEIDTTIARSPGFFAGRPVVVDLSSVDLSQSGIGHLLTSLQDRNIRVLGIEGVEEARLTPSMPPLLSGGRSCVIEPTAPKKPEAKVETKPTSLLLESPVRSGQTVIFPEGDVTILGSVGSGAEVVAGGSIHIYGALRGRAMAGVNGHTSARIYCQKIEAELLAIDGFYQTADDIDAALRGKPAQAWLQGNTMRITALN, encoded by the coding sequence ATGGAGGCTGTAGCAAAAGTCCAACGCCAGATGGTGCGCCTGCGCGGGCGCTCCTACGTGGCCTTCGTGTTCGTGCCGACGGTCCCGATTCAGGACTGGCTCCAGGAGATCGACACCACCATCGCGCGCTCGCCGGGCTTCTTCGCCGGCCGCCCCGTGGTGGTCGACCTGTCCTCGGTCGACCTCAGCCAGTCCGGCATCGGCCATCTCCTCACCAGCCTGCAGGACCGCAACATCCGCGTGCTCGGCATCGAGGGCGTGGAGGAGGCGCGGCTGACGCCTTCCATGCCGCCACTGCTCTCGGGCGGGCGCAGTTGCGTGATCGAGCCGACCGCGCCCAAGAAGCCGGAGGCGAAGGTCGAGACCAAGCCGACCTCGCTGCTGCTCGAGAGCCCGGTGCGCTCCGGCCAGACCGTGATCTTCCCCGAAGGCGACGTCACCATTCTGGGCTCGGTCGGCTCCGGCGCCGAGGTCGTTGCCGGCGGTTCCATCCACATCTACGGCGCGCTCCGCGGCCGCGCCATGGCGGGCGTGAACGGTCACACGAGCGCGCGCATCTATTGCCAGAAGATCGAGGCCGAACTGCTTGCGATCGATGGATTTTATCAGACCGCCGACGACATCGATGCTGCCTTGCGCGGCAAGCCGGCGCAGGCCTGGCTGCAGGGGAATACCATGCGAATTACAGCACTGAACTGA
- a CDS encoding FAD-binding monooxygenase, translating to MQFHLNGFQPGDPEIADPAERIQASGAVGAVPGEVDVLVVGCGPAGLTLAAQLAQFPDIKTCIVEQKPGRLAVGQADGVACRTMEMFHAYGFSERVLKEAYWVNETTFWKPDEGAPEKIVRSGRVQDVEDGLSEFPHVILNQARIHDGFLDVMRKSPAKLEPYYARRLLDLQVDPAAGPADHAVTVRLERVDAGSEGKVETITARYVVGCDGARSMVRKSIGRELHGDSANHAWGVMDVLAVTDFPDIRFKALIQSAKDGSLLIIPREGGYMVRLYVELAKLDVGERVANRNITAEDVIAKAQRILKPHTLEVKEIAWWSVYEIGQRLTDKFDDVPEAEINTRLPRIFIAGDACHTHSPKAGQGMNVSMQDAFNLGWKLAAVLRKQSAPSLLHSYSAERQAVAKELIDFDREWAGILASAAKAGGADAAKTQDYFVRHGRYTAGTATHYTPSILTGAASHQHLAQGLVIGKRFHSARVIRLGDAKPVHLGHAAQADGRFRIYAFSGAEDPAAAGSAIRALCNFLAEARESPLRQYTPAGGDIDAVIDLRAVFQQDHRALTIEAMPTLLLPRKGRYGLLDYEKMFCPDLKSGHDVFAMRGIDRKAGCMVVVRPDQYVAQVLPLNDFAALAAYFDAFMLRQR from the coding sequence ATGCAATTCCATCTCAATGGATTCCAGCCGGGCGATCCTGAAATTGCAGATCCCGCCGAGCGCATTCAGGCCTCCGGCGCTGTCGGCGCCGTGCCTGGCGAGGTCGATGTCCTCGTCGTCGGCTGTGGCCCTGCGGGCCTGACGCTGGCGGCCCAGCTTGCGCAATTCCCAGACATCAAGACCTGCATCGTCGAGCAGAAGCCGGGCCGGCTCGCGGTCGGCCAGGCCGACGGCGTCGCCTGCCGCACCATGGAGATGTTCCACGCCTATGGCTTCAGCGAGCGCGTGCTGAAGGAAGCCTATTGGGTCAACGAGACGACGTTCTGGAAGCCGGACGAGGGCGCGCCGGAGAAGATCGTCCGCAGCGGCCGGGTGCAGGACGTCGAGGATGGGCTGTCGGAATTCCCGCACGTCATCCTCAACCAGGCCCGCATCCATGACGGTTTTCTCGACGTCATGCGAAAGTCGCCGGCCAAGCTCGAGCCCTATTACGCAAGGCGTCTGCTCGACCTCCAGGTCGATCCGGCCGCGGGACCGGCCGACCATGCCGTGACCGTGCGTCTCGAACGCGTCGATGCCGGAAGCGAGGGCAAGGTCGAGACCATCACGGCGCGCTACGTCGTCGGTTGCGATGGCGCGCGCAGCATGGTGCGCAAATCGATCGGCCGCGAGCTGCATGGCGATTCCGCAAATCACGCCTGGGGCGTGATGGACGTGCTGGCGGTGACCGATTTCCCGGACATCCGCTTCAAGGCCCTGATCCAGTCGGCGAAGGACGGCAGCCTTCTCATCATTCCACGTGAGGGCGGCTACATGGTTCGCCTCTATGTCGAGCTGGCAAAACTCGACGTCGGCGAGCGCGTGGCCAACCGCAACATCACGGCCGAAGACGTGATTGCGAAAGCACAGCGGATCCTGAAGCCGCATACGCTCGAGGTGAAAGAGATCGCCTGGTGGTCGGTCTACGAGATCGGCCAACGCCTGACCGACAAGTTCGATGACGTGCCGGAAGCCGAGATCAACACGCGCCTGCCGCGGATCTTCATCGCCGGCGATGCCTGTCATACCCATAGCCCGAAGGCGGGGCAGGGCATGAACGTCTCGATGCAGGACGCCTTCAACCTCGGCTGGAAGCTTGCAGCCGTGCTACGGAAGCAGAGTGCACCGAGCCTGCTGCATTCCTATTCGGCCGAGCGGCAGGCGGTGGCGAAGGAGCTGATCGATTTCGATCGTGAATGGGCCGGGATTCTCGCCTCCGCAGCGAAAGCCGGCGGAGCCGATGCCGCCAAGACGCAGGATTATTTCGTCAGGCACGGCCGTTACACCGCGGGCACGGCGACGCATTACACGCCATCGATCCTGACCGGCGCAGCCTCACATCAGCATCTCGCGCAAGGCCTCGTCATCGGCAAGCGCTTCCATTCGGCGCGAGTGATCCGGCTTGGGGATGCCAAGCCTGTTCATCTCGGCCACGCGGCGCAGGCCGATGGCCGTTTCCGAATCTACGCGTTCTCCGGCGCCGAAGATCCGGCGGCGGCCGGATCCGCCATTCGCGCGCTGTGCAATTTCCTCGCTGAAGCCAGGGAATCGCCGCTCAGACAATACACGCCGGCCGGTGGCGACATCGATGCCGTGATCGATCTGCGTGCGGTGTTTCAACAGGACCATCGCGCGCTCACGATCGAGGCGATGCCAACGCTGCTACTGCCGCGCAAAGGGCGCTACGGCTTGCTCGACTACGAAAAGATGTTCTGTCCGGATCTCAAGAGCGGTCACGACGTTTTCGCCATGCGCGGCATCGATCGGAAGGCCGGCTGCATGGTCGTGGTGCGGCCGGATCAATATGTCGCGCAGGTGTTGCCGCTCAATGATTTCGCTGCGCTCGCAGCATATTTCGACGCCTTCATGTTGCGGCAGAGGTGA
- the minD gene encoding septum site-determining protein MinD has protein sequence MSKVLVVTSGKGGVGKTTTTAALGAALAQRGDKVVVVDFDVGLRNLDLVMGAERRVVFDLINVVQGVAKLPQALIKDKRLENLWLLPASQTRDKDALTEEGVGKVIDDLRSRFDWVICDSPAGIERGASMAMRFADEAVIVTNPEVSSVRDSDRIIGMLDSKTVRAEKGERVEKHILITRYDPSRAARGEMLTIDDILEILATPLLGIIPESQDVLRASNVGTPVTLSNAEGAPARAYIDAARRLCGDTVPMQVPTERKGFMDRLLRRRAA, from the coding sequence ATGAGTAAGGTACTGGTCGTGACATCAGGCAAGGGCGGGGTCGGCAAGACCACGACGACCGCCGCGCTGGGCGCTGCGCTCGCGCAACGCGGCGACAAGGTCGTGGTCGTCGATTTCGACGTCGGCTTGCGCAACCTCGACCTCGTTATGGGCGCCGAACGCCGCGTGGTGTTCGACCTCATCAACGTGGTGCAGGGCGTGGCCAAGCTGCCGCAGGCGCTGATCAAGGACAAGCGGCTGGAGAACCTCTGGCTGCTGCCGGCTTCACAAACCCGCGACAAGGACGCGCTGACGGAAGAGGGCGTCGGCAAGGTCATCGACGACCTGCGCAGCCGTTTCGACTGGGTGATCTGCGACAGCCCGGCCGGCATTGAGCGCGGCGCCTCCATGGCGATGCGCTTTGCGGACGAGGCCGTCATCGTCACCAATCCGGAAGTCTCCTCGGTGCGCGATTCCGACCGTATCATCGGCATGCTCGATTCCAAGACCGTGCGGGCCGAGAAGGGCGAGCGTGTCGAGAAGCACATTCTCATTACCCGCTATGATCCCTCGCGCGCCGCGCGCGGCGAGATGCTGACCATTGACGACATCCTGGAAATCCTCGCAACGCCGCTGCTCGGCATCATCCCGGAGAGCCAGGACGTGCTGCGCGCCTCCAATGTGGGCACGCCGGTAACGCTGTCGAACGCGGAAGGCGCACCCGCGCGGGCCTATATCGACGCGGCGCGACGGCTGTGCGGCGACACCGTGCCGATGCAGGTACCAACCGAGCGCAAGGGCTTCATGGATCGTCTGCTGCGAAGGAGGGCTGCATGA
- a CDS encoding COG4315 family predicted lipoprotein — translation MFRFVIAAAVIALSTGHALANGHGGGEAPAAPKAETVPAPARYVLTKQGPKLVDLKGMTLYFYARDTSGKTSSCDGKCAEAWIPLAAPANAQATGDFTPITRNDGSKMWAFRYRPLYTSVADKAPGEANGTATTLQWRIARPED, via the coding sequence ATGTTCAGGTTCGTCATTGCCGCTGCAGTCATCGCGCTCTCCACCGGTCATGCGCTCGCGAACGGGCACGGCGGCGGCGAAGCCCCTGCTGCGCCAAAGGCCGAGACGGTGCCCGCACCCGCGCGCTACGTTCTGACCAAGCAGGGCCCCAAGCTCGTCGATCTCAAGGGCATGACGCTCTACTTCTATGCGCGCGACACCAGCGGCAAGACGTCGAGCTGTGACGGCAAATGCGCTGAGGCCTGGATTCCACTGGCTGCTCCCGCAAATGCCCAGGCGACCGGCGATTTCACGCCGATTACCCGCAATGACGGCAGCAAGATGTGGGCCTTCCGCTACCGCCCGCTCTACACGTCAGTGGCCGACAAGGCGCCGGGCGAAGCCAATGGCACAGCCACGACGTTGCAATGGCGCATCGCTCGGCCCGAGGATTAA
- a CDS encoding SH3 domain-containing protein, protein MRLRTALVAALLLAPTAALAAPGIVTVSTGLRAGPGAGFPLVDRVPEGARVNIHGCLRGNAWCDVSFSDDRGWVSSQYLEYLYRNHYVYLPDYADEVDVPVVPFVLSSYWSSYYEGRPWYRRQAYWNNYWTSHERFATRLTIDPRAARIGRAATRDAAVALGRDVHAKGNVAISGRDAATARHDAAIARRDAALGIDRNRVERRQRFVNERTAVQGRNPRDAQARMMHEQAASRAAARTQPTAVRAQPMARAHEAPRVSAAPAARPAMPHVAQPNISHGAPMNAHAQMPAPRAAAPAPAMPHPGGGGGAPHINAAPHGGGPGGGHEKH, encoded by the coding sequence ATGAGATTGAGAACCGCTTTAGTTGCCGCATTGCTGCTCGCGCCGACGGCCGCATTGGCCGCGCCGGGCATCGTTACCGTCTCGACCGGTCTGCGCGCCGGCCCGGGAGCGGGCTTTCCCCTCGTCGATCGCGTCCCCGAGGGCGCCCGCGTCAACATTCATGGTTGCCTGCGTGGCAATGCCTGGTGCGACGTGAGCTTCTCCGACGACCGCGGCTGGGTGTCGTCGCAATATCTCGAATATCTCTACCGCAATCACTACGTCTATCTGCCTGACTATGCCGACGAGGTCGACGTGCCCGTCGTCCCCTTCGTGCTGAGCTCGTACTGGTCGAGCTATTACGAGGGTCGCCCCTGGTATCGCCGCCAAGCCTACTGGAATAATTACTGGACCTCGCATGAGCGTTTCGCGACGCGGCTGACAATCGACCCGCGCGCGGCCCGGATCGGTCGCGCGGCGACGCGTGACGCTGCGGTCGCGCTGGGCCGCGACGTGCATGCCAAGGGCAATGTCGCGATTTCCGGCCGTGATGCCGCGACGGCGCGGCATGATGCGGCCATCGCAAGGCGCGACGCTGCGCTGGGCATCGATCGGAATCGTGTCGAACGGCGCCAGCGTTTCGTCAACGAGAGGACCGCGGTGCAGGGTCGCAATCCCCGTGACGCGCAGGCGCGCATGATGCACGAACAGGCGGCAAGCCGCGCCGCCGCACGCACGCAACCGACCGCGGTGCGCGCGCAACCGATGGCACGCGCGCATGAGGCACCGCGTGTGTCGGCTGCGCCGGCGGCCCGGCCAGCGATGCCACATGTCGCTCAGCCGAATATCAGCCATGGTGCGCCGATGAATGCACATGCGCAGATGCCGGCGCCGCGAGCGGCTGCGCCTGCACCTGCGATGCCGCATCCCGGCGGAGGCGGCGGCGCTCCGCATATCAATGCGGCCCCGCACGGCGGCGGCCCCGGCGGCGGTCACGAGAAGCACTAG
- a CDS encoding L,D-transpeptidase: MPRSLLALFFVALLPLGGCMQTTLSPSTDASMTARDRQLLARTPYAQANVPEQFLRHIVDYPRKEQPGTILVDTDARYLYYVLPDGKAIRYGVAVGEEAMAFSGVARVGRLAEWPDWVPTAEIQARLGPYPARVTGGPANPLGARGIYLYVGNKDTLYRIHGTNQPEYIGQAISSGCIRMRNEDVIDLFDRVKLNATVVVLPPGQSTQVGTGPSWRG, translated from the coding sequence GTGCCAAGATCTCTACTCGCTTTGTTCTTCGTTGCCTTGCTGCCGCTCGGCGGCTGCATGCAGACGACGCTCTCGCCATCGACGGATGCGAGCATGACGGCGCGCGACCGCCAGTTGCTGGCGCGCACGCCTTACGCCCAGGCGAATGTGCCTGAACAATTTCTCCGTCATATCGTCGACTATCCGCGCAAGGAGCAGCCGGGCACGATCCTGGTCGATACCGATGCGCGCTACCTCTACTACGTGCTGCCCGACGGCAAGGCGATCCGCTACGGCGTCGCGGTCGGCGAAGAGGCGATGGCCTTCTCGGGCGTCGCGCGCGTCGGTCGTCTGGCGGAATGGCCGGACTGGGTGCCGACCGCGGAGATCCAGGCGCGGCTCGGGCCGTATCCGGCGCGCGTGACCGGTGGCCCCGCCAATCCGCTGGGCGCACGCGGCATCTATCTCTATGTCGGCAACAAGGACACGCTCTACCGCATCCACGGCACCAACCAGCCGGAATATATCGGGCAGGCGATCTCCTCGGGCTGCATTCGGATGCGCAACGAGGACGTGATCGATCTGTTCGATCGGGTGAAGCTCAACGCGACCGTCGTGGTGCTACCGCCCGGACAAAGCACGCAGGTCGGGACGGGGCCGAGCTGGCGCGGGTGA
- a CDS encoding MarR family winged helix-turn-helix transcriptional regulator, which yields MKDNNDMPGHLARRFQQIAVAVFLAEVGEAGFDLTPVQYAALATIKANPGLDQVTLAGLIAYDRTTITGVVDRLVQKGLTERRSSSRDRRARELEITDEGRRTLRKITPAVESAQQVMLRGLSTKEGEELMRLLRKAIAAGNALSRAPLREG from the coding sequence GTGAAAGACAACAACGACATGCCCGGCCATCTGGCGCGGCGGTTCCAGCAGATCGCGGTGGCGGTATTCCTGGCCGAGGTCGGCGAAGCCGGCTTCGACCTCACCCCGGTGCAGTACGCAGCGCTTGCGACCATCAAGGCCAATCCGGGGCTCGACCAGGTCACGCTCGCTGGATTGATCGCCTATGACCGGACCACCATCACCGGCGTGGTCGATCGCCTCGTGCAGAAGGGCCTCACCGAGCGGCGCTCCAGTAGCCGCGACCGCCGCGCCCGCGAGCTCGAGATCACCGACGAGGGCCGCCGCACGTTGCGCAAGATCACGCCCGCGGTCGAATCCGCCCAGCAGGTCATGCTGCGCGGCCTCAGCACCAAGGAAGGCGAGGAGCTGATGCGGCTGTTGCGCAAGGCCATCGCCGCCGGCAACGCGCTCAGCCGCGCGCCCTTGCGCGAGGGCTGA
- a CDS encoding TetR/AcrR family transcriptional regulator: MPASGYTRAKQPEQVRRALLNHAAAIAMDHGVAGVTMQAVAAAAGVTKGGLFHHFGSKQALIEGLFADLLARVDAEIDAAIEADPKPRGSFTRAYVNAVFTGKAFGFATPWAALSMVVVTDPSLRKLWNGWMKARLKRHRATDAAPELQIVRLAADGAWLSFVTTGQTRMNADLRGVHDRLIAQTHRRG, translated from the coding sequence ATGCCGGCGAGCGGCTATACCCGCGCCAAGCAGCCCGAGCAGGTGCGGCGCGCCCTGCTCAACCACGCTGCAGCCATCGCCATGGACCACGGCGTCGCCGGCGTCACGATGCAAGCGGTGGCAGCGGCGGCCGGCGTCACCAAGGGCGGGCTGTTTCATCATTTCGGAAGCAAGCAGGCGCTGATCGAGGGCCTGTTCGCCGATCTGCTCGCCCGCGTCGATGCCGAGATCGACGCAGCCATCGAAGCGGACCCGAAGCCACGCGGCAGCTTTACGCGCGCCTATGTCAATGCGGTGTTCACCGGCAAGGCGTTCGGCTTCGCCACGCCCTGGGCAGCACTGAGCATGGTGGTCGTCACCGATCCGTCACTGCGCAAGCTCTGGAACGGCTGGATGAAGGCCCGCCTGAAACGCCACCGCGCCACCGATGCGGCGCCAGAGCTCCAGATCGTGCGTCTTGCCGCAGACGGCGCCTGGCTGTCCTTCGTCACGACGGGACAGACCCGCATGAACGCCGATTTGCGCGGCGTGCACGACCGCCTGATCGCGCAAACCCATCGGCGCGGGTAG